The nucleotide sequence GATTCTCCTCATCTGGCTGGACACTCACCTCCACACCCCAATGTACtttctgctcagccagctctcccTCATTGACCTGGCATATATCTCCAGCACTGTCCCTAAGACAATAATCAACTATTTCACAGGGAGGAAGAACATTTCTTATTTTGCCTGTGCAGTTCAAATGTTTTCCTTTCTCACTCTGGGACTTGCTGAGTGTGTCCTGCTGACCctcatggcctatgaccgctatgtggctgTGTGTAACCCCCTCAGATATACAGTACTCATGAGCCCCAGAGTCTGCCTGCAGATGGCTGCTGCAGCCTGGATAGGAGGAGCTCTTGGGGCCCTTGTCCATACCATCTATCCAATGCAATTCCCTATCTGTGGCTCTAGAGAGATTGATCATTACTTTTGTGAGATGCCTGCCGTCTTGAGACTTTCTTGTGCAGACACGTCAACTTATgagatggtggtatttgtatccaCAATTGTGTTTCTCCTTGTCCCGTTTATTCTAATTCTGTCATCCTATAGCctaatcttcctcactgtcctcAGGATGAAGTCCAGCAAGGGGAAGAaaaaaggcctggccacctgttCTTCCCACTTGACTGTGGTGAGTCTCTACTTTGGCCAAGGCATCTTCATCTATATGACTCCCAGCTCTTCCCACACACCTGAACAAGACCAGATTGTTGCTGTATTTGGCACCATGGTGACCCCTATGCTCAATCCCCTCATATACAGTCTGA is from Tenrec ecaudatus isolate mTenEca1 chromosome 2, mTenEca1.hap1, whole genome shotgun sequence and encodes:
- the LOC142440337 gene encoding olfactory receptor 2L3-like; amino-acid sequence: MSTNNENSTDFILLGLFPGFRHPHLLILIVLVFYTTAFTGNALLILLIWLDTHLHTPMYFLLSQLSLIDLAYISSTVPKTIINYFTGRKNISYFACAVQMFSFLTLGLAECVLLTLMAYDRYVAVCNPLRYTVLMSPRVCLQMAAAAWIGGALGALVHTIYPMQFPICGSREIDHYFCEMPAVLRLSCADTSTYEMVVFVSTIVFLLVPFILILSSYSLIFLTVLRMKSSKGKKKGLATCSSHLTVVSLYFGQGIFIYMTPSSSHTPEQDQIVAVFGTMVTPMLNPLIYSLRNKEVVGALRKVTRRFCSCETEHI